A single window of Granulicella sibirica DNA harbors:
- a CDS encoding ion channel encodes MGYYAFRIIGALIILLTVWAVTFSRGLLVLVMVLAVPSILQHLFFHPHSLGMLPFINRILSIGFDLIIIAIISQHIFKTEQPNSETIFGALCIYLLLGFTFASIYSAISNRVQDAFYLAPTLNHHAIPDRFDFIYFSFGTLTELGTPGITAVAPLARSISLLEAILGVLYMAVLLSRLINAYRGVETSNIGREEKIYAARRGSRE; translated from the coding sequence GTGGGCTACTACGCCTTTCGCATCATCGGGGCGCTGATCATTCTTCTCACCGTCTGGGCTGTGACCTTTAGCCGTGGCCTCCTCGTGCTCGTCATGGTGCTGGCGGTTCCGTCGATTCTGCAGCACCTGTTCTTTCACCCGCACTCGCTGGGCATGCTGCCATTCATCAATCGCATCCTCTCGATCGGCTTCGATCTCATCATCATTGCCATCATCTCGCAGCACATCTTCAAGACGGAGCAGCCGAACTCCGAGACGATCTTCGGCGCGCTCTGCATCTATCTGCTACTCGGCTTCACCTTCGCCAGCATCTACTCCGCTATCTCCAACCGGGTGCAGGACGCCTTCTACCTCGCCCCGACGCTCAATCACCACGCCATCCCGGATCGCTTCGACTTCATCTACTTCAGCTTCGGGACGCTGACTGAACTAGGAACACCCGGCATTACAGCCGTCGCGCCCCTCGCCCGCTCGATCTCACTGCTCGAGGCCATCCTCGGCGTTCTCTATATGGCGGTGCTCCTCTCGCGGCTCATCAACGCCTATCGCGGCGTCGAGACAAGCAATATCGGCCGAGAGGAGAAAATTTATGCCGCCCGGCGCGGGTCGCGGGAATAG
- a CDS encoding CPBP family intramembrane glutamic endopeptidase codes for MNGRLRANLDEQGRRRALIEVGVGYLLILAVLWTPRPWQRYLYWLPVLWIAGTTALSFDNVAALGLRTANLLRSFWIAGVAACLSAITVAVAAHLHTLHAQASVVWFAKSYIGYAIWAFVQQFLMMDFFLPRFLRLSTRPAYAVLTAAGVFALAHLPNPVLTVLTLVWGLVGCWHFLRYRNLYPLALSHAILGITIAVCVPGYVTHNMRVGLGYLRYRQPGIPHRHRADPRNAM; via the coding sequence GTGAACGGTCGTCTCCGAGCGAACCTTGACGAGCAGGGCAGGCGGCGCGCGCTGATCGAGGTGGGTGTTGGTTACCTTCTGATCCTGGCGGTGCTGTGGACGCCTCGACCGTGGCAGCGTTATCTCTACTGGCTTCCTGTTCTCTGGATCGCCGGGACGACCGCGCTCTCGTTTGACAATGTTGCGGCGCTCGGGCTGCGCACGGCGAACCTTCTTCGCTCGTTCTGGATCGCCGGCGTTGCGGCTTGCCTGTCGGCGATCACAGTTGCGGTCGCGGCGCATCTGCATACGCTCCATGCTCAGGCGAGTGTTGTGTGGTTCGCGAAGTCTTACATCGGCTATGCGATCTGGGCGTTCGTGCAGCAGTTCCTGATGATGGACTTCTTTCTGCCGCGCTTTCTGCGTCTATCGACGCGACCTGCCTACGCGGTGCTGACCGCGGCAGGCGTCTTTGCCCTGGCGCACCTGCCCAATCCTGTGCTGACGGTGCTGACGCTGGTATGGGGTCTTGTAGGCTGCTGGCACTTCCTGCGCTATCGCAATCTCTACCCTCTGGCGCTGTCGCATGCGATTCTCGGGATCACGATCGCGGTGTGCGTGCCTGGGTATGTCACGCACAATATGCGGGTGGGTCTGGGCTACCTGAGATACCGGCAGCCCGGGATACCTCATCGCCACCGCGCCGACCCTCGCAATGCCATGTAG
- a CDS encoding FAD-dependent oxidoreductase yields the protein MNRRHFLQQAGATAALGLAGCTPRLKPSASTQQAPTLYTPIAPINAQTDRLFRITVCLRPFRAIGPRLDTEQIAGKLVVHNYGHGGSGWSLSWGSSTIAIQKALSNGDRDVAVIGCGALGLTSATLLQRAGARVTIYAKDRPPDVRSSRATGSWTPDSRIALAKDAPATFPAQWEQMARTSWAMYQSYLGMPGNPVEYTDRYNLWDGEDGPRGTPEPSDPGFLYLNDRIHDLAHAAEELSPEANPFPTKHCSRVTRLQFNVADYSRQLVNDFLIAGGKLEPAEFHQPSDLAGLPQKAIINCTGYGARALFKDESITPVRGQIGWLIPQTEVNYGLTYGNLNVLSRRDGIVVQASEQGEASGWNDSNEQPDQREAETAVKALADLYARMKQPARRA from the coding sequence ATGAACCGTCGCCATTTCCTCCAGCAAGCCGGAGCCACCGCTGCCCTCGGCCTCGCCGGATGCACTCCCCGCCTCAAACCATCTGCATCGACCCAGCAAGCCCCCACGCTCTACACCCCGATCGCGCCCATAAACGCTCAGACGGACCGCCTCTTCCGCATCACCGTCTGCCTGCGTCCCTTCCGTGCCATCGGGCCGCGACTCGACACCGAACAGATCGCCGGCAAGCTCGTCGTGCACAACTACGGCCACGGCGGCTCGGGCTGGTCGCTCTCCTGGGGATCGAGCACCATCGCTATCCAGAAAGCGCTCTCGAACGGCGACCGCGACGTCGCCGTCATCGGCTGCGGAGCCCTCGGCCTGACCTCGGCGACGCTCCTCCAGCGCGCCGGAGCCCGGGTCACGATTTACGCTAAGGACCGTCCGCCCGACGTCCGCTCTTCGCGCGCCACAGGCTCCTGGACCCCCGACTCCCGCATCGCCCTGGCCAAGGACGCACCCGCCACCTTCCCCGCCCAATGGGAGCAGATGGCCCGCACCTCGTGGGCCATGTACCAGTCCTACCTCGGCATGCCCGGGAACCCGGTGGAGTACACCGATCGCTACAACCTGTGGGATGGCGAAGACGGACCGCGCGGCACCCCCGAGCCGTCCGACCCCGGCTTCCTCTACTTGAACGACCGCATCCACGACCTCGCCCACGCTGCCGAGGAACTGTCGCCCGAGGCGAACCCTTTTCCGACAAAGCATTGCTCCCGCGTCACACGCCTTCAATTCAATGTCGCCGACTACTCCCGCCAGCTCGTCAACGACTTCCTCATTGCCGGAGGCAAGCTTGAACCAGCCGAGTTCCACCAGCCCTCCGACTTAGCCGGTCTCCCGCAGAAGGCCATCATCAACTGCACCGGATACGGCGCTCGCGCGCTCTTCAAGGACGAGTCCATCACGCCCGTCCGGGGCCAGATCGGCTGGCTCATCCCCCAGACCGAGGTCAACTACGGCCTCACCTACGGGAACCTCAACGTGCTCTCCCGCCGCGACGGCATCGTCGTCCAGGCCAGCGAGCAGGGCGAGGCCTCCGGCTGGAACGACTCCAACGAGCAGCCCGACCAGCGCGAAGCCGAGACCGCTGTGAAAGCCCTCGCCGACCTCTACGCTCGCATGAAGCAGCCGGCGCGCCGCGCCTGA